One Argentina anserina chromosome 6, drPotAnse1.1, whole genome shotgun sequence genomic window, TTTGTTCTCTTTTTTAACTCTGAACAACGTGTTGATTAAGCAGAATTACAAAGAATATACAAAATGCAGAAGACCTTTGATTTAGTCATCTCCTGTATTTCATACCATATGGATGTGAGCTGTTGCATAACCTGTTTATTGGCATTTTGGCCTCTTATGCAGACTTCACTCCATCACGTGGTAACACTCCGGTCCATCACAAATTCTCTCATGTCAACAAAACTCCTATTCCTGTTTCTATTCCTGCTCCATCtccaattgaaaagaaaaaaaaacttgccgATCTCTTTCGCGAGAGCTTCAGTGATGGTGATGAAGCTGATGAGGCAATGGATGCCTCAGGTGATCAGACCATGACTAATGGAAAGATGGGAGTGAAGCCTACTCAAGACCTCCCTCAAAAATCTCGGAATGGTACTCCTTTTTCTGGTAGCGAAAGGACATCCAATGAGGATCTAAGTGAAGGCAGGCCAATTAAGCCTACACAGTGCTGCCTACCtacctttgtttctttttgcaGCCCCAGtcagaggaggaagatgagcccTACCATTGCAGTAGCTGAGAAAGCTTGATTCTGACACCGTGACACAATGTAAATGAAGAAGCGAAGTACCTGTTCAGAGACTAAACTTCGACCTCCATAATTTGTGAAGTCCCATGTAATCCCTGCTGTTGAAATTATGAATTTTGGGATGGAGGACATGTAAAGAGTAAACGGAAGATTTCCTATGAGATTATATTGCCCATGTAGTAGATATAAATAGAGGAGAGAAATCTTGGATACAAATTTTCAAGCTGCAATCACCTCTGCTTTGTTGCAATACCAAGAGGACTAACTTATCTATTGCTGGCTGCAGTGAATAAGTTATTTACATATAGGTGTGCTTAATAACTTTTAATTGCAGTGAAATTTACCCAATAGGCCAAATGCTCGGTGTTGGTTCATTTCTCAAATTCTTTCAATGCTTATAAGCTCTTGAAGCAAGTTTGATAAACCGCCAGAGTTTGGGTCTGGAACATTAGCCACTGCTAGGAGTACTAGCAGTGTGGCTCCCACAGTGAACTAATGCAATAGCTCGGAAGCACATGAAGCAGGAGTGTTCTTTTATGGTGAAGCCAATGTGAACGTCTGAGATAGAAGTATGGAACTAGACATCGGATGACAAACTGAGAGGGGACCCTGCCTTTGATCCAGAGAGTGGCAAGAGTAGGAAACAGACATAGAAGCATGGTCGCTAACTGGCTTTGGTTCTCGTATCGTTGTTGATATATACATTTGATAAGCACCAAGTACATGGCAATGTGAAACCGAGAAATGTATGTGTCGAAAGAAACTAAACAAAGAGTCTACTCCGCGATGAAGGCACTAGTTGTAGTTGGTGCTTTGGTGCGGCTCCTTTTTGCCCATATTCACAATGGCGCAATCGTTTTTGCAATTATTCAATTCCTGCTCTATTGGGAGACGATAAGTTTGTGTTTCTGTAGAAGCAGGCTTTGGTGTTTGGTTTGGACTTTGGAGTGGGGGGCTAATGGTGCTTGCTAAAAATGGTGGCAACTTCAGCATGAGAGTTTGTATAGGTTCACACTTCCACgcattatatataaaaaagtaTATATTGCCGCTAAACAAACTATTTGATCGAAGTCATGACTCACTACACTATGATAACTCTAATCATTGTCATGATTTGAATCAGCTAGAAAATCTTCATATTAAATACAGAAGATTATTTAGTTACTTAGCGTTACAGCTACAACTCCATTGGGTACAACACAACACATTATTGAATTCGTCCATAGAATTAGCGTCATGGCATTGTGATTAATCTCCCATTTTTGTAATATCCAACACATTCGAGCTTAAACGATTAATTTCTTACTAGCattttcattcgagttccgaATGAAGAACCATAAATAAGAAATAGCAATTCAACAACGTCAACGTAAGATGCCTATACCAACAATCCAATATTGTATTATGAGAGCTACACTAACTTTGCACATTCTTACCAGTACATATCAACTTATGTAAAGTCCAAATCTTTCTCACTACATTTCTATCCAAAATCATAGTCTAACAGTTGGGCATATATCACGATTCGGTCGTGA contains:
- the LOC126799481 gene encoding uncharacterized protein At3g27210 isoform X1, encoding MGACGSAHRESGSALKLGMTFGSKPGKLSSIPPSPVKEKQATNGGRPINDQWSPARSTASAFRDYVGSKEDAFFDTKPWLDSDCEDDFYSVNGDFTPSRGNTPVHHKFSHVNKTPIPVSIPAPSPIEKKKKLADLFRESFSDGDEADEAMDASGDQTMTNGKMGVKPTQDLPQKSRNGTPFSGSERTSNEDLSEGRPIKPTQCCLPTFVSFCSPSQRRKMSPTIAVAEKA
- the LOC126799481 gene encoding uncharacterized protein At3g27210 isoform X2; the encoded protein is MGACGSAHRESGSALKLGMTFGSKPGKLSSIPPSPVKEKQATNGGRPINDQWSPARSTASAFRDYGSKEDAFFDTKPWLDSDCEDDFYSVNGDFTPSRGNTPVHHKFSHVNKTPIPVSIPAPSPIEKKKKLADLFRESFSDGDEADEAMDASGDQTMTNGKMGVKPTQDLPQKSRNGTPFSGSERTSNEDLSEGRPIKPTQCCLPTFVSFCSPSQRRKMSPTIAVAEKA